A genomic region of Pontibaca methylaminivorans contains the following coding sequences:
- the surE gene encoding 5'/3'-nucleotidase SurE, with protein sequence MRILITNDDGINAPGLEVLAAIAAGLAGERGEVWTVAPAFEQSGVAHSISYTRPMMIAEMGERRFAAEGSPADCVLAALHDVMKDAPPDLVLSGVNRGNNSAENVLYSGTLGGAMEAALQGVPAIALSQYLGPRNRSLADPFETAARFGVDVIRRILSADVPNGMDYGLFYNVNFPPLPAAEVKGMRVARQGARPGTTYGVEPYSSPSGRRFLWIRGTDQHRPAAGGSDATVNLEGYVSITPMRADLTAHDALEALRVIE encoded by the coding sequence ATGCGCATATTGATCACCAATGACGACGGCATCAACGCGCCCGGCCTCGAGGTGCTGGCCGCGATCGCGGCCGGGCTCGCCGGCGAGCGGGGCGAGGTCTGGACCGTCGCGCCGGCGTTCGAGCAGTCGGGCGTGGCGCACAGCATCAGCTATACAAGACCGATGATGATCGCCGAGATGGGCGAGCGCCGTTTCGCCGCCGAGGGCAGCCCGGCCGATTGCGTGCTTGCGGCGCTTCACGACGTGATGAAGGATGCGCCCCCGGACCTCGTGCTTTCGGGGGTGAACCGGGGGAACAACTCGGCAGAGAACGTGCTGTATTCCGGCACGCTCGGCGGGGCCATGGAGGCGGCGCTGCAGGGGGTTCCGGCGATTGCGCTGTCGCAGTATCTCGGGCCGCGCAACCGTTCGCTGGCCGATCCCTTCGAGACGGCGGCCCGGTTCGGGGTCGATGTGATCCGCCGGATTCTTTCTGCAGATGTGCCGAACGGGATGGATTACGGATTGTTCTACAACGTGAATTTCCCGCCCCTGCCCGCGGCCGAAGTCAAGGGCATGCGGGTCGCCCGCCAGGGCGCCCGCCCAGGCACCACCTATGGGGTCGAGCCCTATTCCTCGCCCTCGGGGCGGCGGTTCCTGTGGATCCGCGGCACCGACCAGCATCGCCCGGCCGCGGGGGGGAGCGATGCGACGGTGAACCTCGAGGGCTATGTTTCGATCACGCCAATGCGCGCGGACCTGACCGCCCATGACGCGCTCGAGGCGCTGAGGGTGATCGAATGA
- the purF gene encoding amidophosphoribosyltransferase, whose amino-acid sequence MPASRTPPSLPFDDDALHEECGVFGVIGVPDASTFVALGLHALQHRGQEAGGIVSYDPDRGFNSARHFGYVRDNFTSSEVIETLPGAVAIGHVRYAKSDQPRPTAIRDVQPFFGEFAMGGAALSHNGNITNANALRRELIEHGSIFQSSSDSECIIHLMARSLQRDIPSRMEDALRRVEGAFSIVAMTRTKLIGVRDPLGVRPLVLGRLGDAWVISSETCAFDIIGAEFVREVEPGELVIATREGIESRFPFRPRKPRFCIFEHVYFSRPDSILGGRSVYETREAIGRELARENPVEADLVCPVPDSGTPAAIGYSLESGIPYAMGIIRNQYVGRTFIEPTEQIRNMGVRLKLNVNRALIRGKRVVLVDDSVVRGTTSRKIKEMICDAGAREVHFRIASPPTAWPCFYGVDTPRRDKLLAATMSEDEICAHLGADSLKFLSLDGLYRAVGEANGRNNESPQYCDACFSGDYPVAPSDMIEQGFRMETPARRKKKTPAE is encoded by the coding sequence GTGCCTGCATCTCGCACCCCCCCCTCGCTTCCCTTCGACGACGACGCCCTGCACGAAGAATGCGGCGTTTTCGGCGTGATCGGCGTCCCCGACGCCTCGACATTCGTCGCACTTGGTCTGCATGCGTTGCAGCACCGGGGCCAGGAAGCCGGGGGGATCGTCTCATACGATCCGGACCGCGGCTTCAACAGCGCCCGCCACTTCGGTTACGTGCGCGACAATTTCACCTCTTCCGAGGTGATCGAAACGCTTCCCGGCGCGGTGGCCATCGGCCATGTGCGCTATGCCAAGTCGGACCAGCCGCGCCCGACGGCAATCCGCGACGTGCAGCCCTTTTTTGGCGAATTCGCCATGGGCGGGGCGGCGCTTTCGCATAACGGCAACATCACCAATGCCAATGCGCTGCGGCGCGAACTGATCGAACACGGCTCGATCTTCCAGTCCTCCTCGGACAGCGAATGCATCATCCATCTGATGGCGCGTTCGCTTCAGCGCGACATCCCGAGCCGCATGGAAGACGCGCTGCGCCGCGTCGAGGGCGCCTTTTCCATCGTCGCCATGACCCGCACCAAACTGATCGGCGTGCGCGATCCGCTCGGGGTGCGCCCGCTCGTGCTGGGCCGGCTCGGCGATGCCTGGGTGATAAGTTCGGAAACCTGCGCCTTCGACATCATCGGTGCCGAATTCGTGCGCGAGGTCGAGCCCGGGGAACTGGTGATCGCGACCCGCGAAGGCATCGAAAGCCGCTTTCCATTCCGGCCGCGCAAGCCGCGGTTCTGCATCTTCGAACATGTCTATTTCTCGCGCCCCGACTCGATCCTGGGCGGACGCAGCGTCTACGAGACCCGCGAGGCGATCGGGCGCGAACTGGCGCGGGAAAACCCGGTCGAGGCCGATCTGGTCTGCCCGGTGCCCGACAGCGGCACCCCGGCGGCGATCGGTTACAGCCTCGAAAGCGGGATCCCCTATGCCATGGGCATCATCCGCAACCAGTATGTCGGGCGCACCTTCATCGAGCCGACCGAGCAGATCCGCAACATGGGCGTGCGGCTCAAGCTGAACGTGAACCGGGCCCTGATCCGGGGCAAGCGGGTGGTGCTGGTGGATGATTCGGTGGTGCGCGGCACCACCAGCCGCAAGATCAAGGAAATGATCTGCGACGCCGGCGCGCGCGAGGTCCATTTCCGCATCGCCAGCCCGCCGACCGCCTGGCCCTGTTTCTACGGGGTGGATACGCCGCGGCGCGACAAGCTGCTGGCGGCGACCATGTCCGAGGACGAGATCTGTGCGCATCTCGGCGCGGACAGCCTCAAGTTCCTGTCGCTCGACGGGCTTTACCGTGCCGTCGGGGAAGCGAACGGGCGCAACAACGAATCGCCCCAGTATTGCGATGCCTGTTTTTCGGGCGATTATCCGGTCGCGCCATCGGACATGATCGAACAGGGCTTCAGGATGGAAACCCCGGCCCGCCGCAAGAAAAAGACCCCGGCCGAATAA
- the radA gene encoding DNA repair protein RadA yields the protein MANAPAFVCTACGARHGKWSGRCESCGEWNTIREETPLAAGPGSRSLGAARGRAIELSDLSTTETPPPRTLSGIAEFDRVLGGGLVPASALLVGGDPGIGKSTLLLQAAAHFARAGLKVIYISGEEAAAQVRMRAQRLGLEQAPVRLAAETNLRDILTTLDAERPDLVIIDSIQTMWADNVESAPGSVTQVRAAAHELTGFAKRRGLSVVLVGHVTKEGQIAGPRVVEHMVDTVLYFEGERGHPFRILRAVKNRFGPADEIGVFEMTGTGLAEVVNPSELFLSERGTPSPGSVVFAGIEGTRPVLVELQALVAPTPHSQPRRTVVGWDGGRLAMVLAVLEARCGIPFAGLDVYLNVAGGLRISEPAADLAVAAALLSAREDAALPAETVVFGEISLSGALRPAPQTENRLKEARKLGFTTAILPEGGKTGFDRGIRRTAIADLTGFVGQVFGTG from the coding sequence ATGGCCAATGCACCCGCCTTTGTCTGTACTGCCTGCGGCGCCCGTCACGGCAAATGGTCGGGGCGCTGCGAGTCCTGCGGGGAATGGAACACCATCCGTGAAGAGACGCCGCTTGCCGCCGGGCCCGGCAGCCGCAGCCTCGGCGCCGCGCGCGGCCGCGCGATCGAGCTCAGCGACCTGTCCACGACCGAGACGCCGCCGCCCCGCACGCTGTCGGGAATCGCGGAATTCGACCGGGTGCTGGGCGGCGGGCTGGTTCCGGCTTCGGCGCTGCTGGTCGGGGGCGATCCGGGAATCGGCAAATCGACGCTGCTGCTGCAGGCGGCCGCCCATTTCGCCCGTGCGGGACTCAAGGTCATCTACATCAGCGGCGAGGAAGCGGCAGCACAGGTGCGGATGCGGGCGCAGCGGCTCGGCCTTGAACAGGCGCCGGTGCGGCTTGCCGCGGAAACCAACCTGCGTGACATCCTGACCACGCTCGATGCCGAGCGCCCGGACCTTGTGATCATCGATTCGATCCAGACCATGTGGGCCGACAACGTGGAAAGCGCGCCCGGTTCGGTTACGCAGGTGCGCGCCGCGGCCCATGAACTGACCGGCTTTGCCAAGCGGCGCGGGCTGTCGGTGGTGCTGGTCGGCCATGTCACCAAGGAAGGGCAGATCGCCGGGCCGCGGGTGGTCGAGCACATGGTGGACACGGTGCTTTATTTCGAGGGCGAGCGCGGCCATCCCTTCCGCATCCTGCGCGCGGTCAAGAACCGCTTCGGCCCCGCCGACGAGATCGGCGTGTTCGAGATGACCGGCACCGGCCTTGCCGAAGTCGTGAACCCGTCGGAGCTGTTCCTGTCCGAGCGCGGCACGCCGAGCCCCGGCTCGGTGGTCTTCGCCGGCATCGAGGGCACGCGCCCGGTGCTGGTCGAACTGCAGGCGCTGGTGGCGCCGACGCCCCATTCCCAGCCGCGCCGCACCGTGGTCGGGTGGGACGGCGGGCGTCTTGCCATGGTGCTGGCCGTGCTCGAGGCGCGCTGCGGCATCCCCTTTGCCGGACTCGATGTCTATCTGAACGTGGCGGGCGGGCTGCGGATTTCAGAGCCCGCGGCCGACCTCGCGGTGGCCGCTGCCCTGCTCAGTGCGCGCGAGGACGCGGCGCTGCCCGCGGAAACCGTGGTTTTCGGCGAGATCAGCCTGTCGGGCGCCCTGCGTCCCGCGCCGCAGACGGAAAACCGATTGAAAGAGGCGCGAAAACTTGGTTTCACCACCGCGATCCTGCCCGAAGGCGGCAAGACCGGCTTTGATCGTGGCATTCGGCGCACAGCCATCGCCGATCTGACCGGCTTCGTTGGCCAGGTCTTCGGTACCGGTTAG
- a CDS encoding CvpA family protein, with amino-acid sequence MDGFTIIDGVVALIVVLSALLAYARGMVREALAIVGWIVAAVLGFLLAPQVEPLIREVPVIGDFIADSCELSLVAAFAAVFAVALILMSFFTPLFSSMIQRSALGGLDRGLGFLFGVARGVLLIAIAFFVYDTAFGGQNIAMIDDSRSAQVFARMTGQIEERNPERALGWLTRQYEELVAGCNAGSGASNDGGASATLPVNES; translated from the coding sequence ATGGACGGATTTACCATCATCGACGGCGTTGTTGCCCTGATCGTCGTGCTGTCGGCGCTCCTGGCCTATGCGCGCGGCATGGTGCGCGAGGCGCTGGCCATCGTCGGCTGGATCGTGGCTGCGGTGCTCGGCTTCCTTCTGGCGCCGCAGGTCGAGCCGCTGATCAGGGAAGTGCCCGTGATCGGAGATTTCATCGCCGACAGCTGCGAACTTTCGCTGGTCGCCGCCTTTGCCGCGGTCTTTGCCGTGGCGCTGATCCTGATGTCGTTCTTCACGCCGCTGTTTTCCTCGATGATCCAGCGCTCGGCGCTCGGCGGGCTGGATCGCGGGCTCGGCTTCCTGTTCGGCGTGGCGCGGGGCGTGCTGCTGATCGCGATCGCCTTTTTCGTCTACGATACCGCCTTCGGCGGCCAGAATATCGCCATGATCGACGACAGCCGATCGGCGCAGGTCTTTGCCCGCATGACCGGCCAGATCGAGGAGCGCAACCCCGAACGCGCGCTCGGCTGGCTCACCCGCCAGTACGAGGAACTCGTGGCCGGCTGCAATGCCGGCAGCGGCGCCAGCAACGATGGTGGCGCAAGCGCAACGTTGCCCGTCAACGAATCGTGA
- a CDS encoding SDR family NAD(P)-dependent oxidoreductase, giving the protein MADEDRTENGRIALVTGASRGLGAALAEALAPAFHVVAVARTTGGLEELDDRIKARGGSATLAPMDIADAKAMAALCRSIHDRWGKVDLWCHAAIHTAPLGPVPHIDARQWEKSLKVNAGATATLIAYLTPLLGRDGRAVFLADDRAGQKFFGAYGASKAAQMAMAQSWAEESRRTGPDVVIAAPRPMRSALRATFFPGEDRSALADPAEEARRILAELGL; this is encoded by the coding sequence ATGGCAGATGAAGACAGAACCGAAAACGGCAGGATTGCCCTTGTCACCGGCGCTTCGCGCGGGCTCGGGGCGGCCCTGGCCGAAGCGCTCGCACCCGCGTTCCATGTGGTGGCGGTCGCCCGCACCACCGGGGGGCTCGAGGAACTCGACGACCGCATCAAGGCGCGTGGCGGCAGCGCCACGCTCGCGCCCATGGATATCGCCGATGCCAAGGCCATGGCCGCGCTCTGCCGCAGCATTCACGACCGCTGGGGCAAGGTCGATCTCTGGTGTCATGCGGCGATCCATACCGCCCCGCTCGGCCCGGTGCCCCATATCGACGCCCGCCAGTGGGAAAAGTCGCTGAAGGTGAACGCCGGCGCCACGGCGACGCTGATTGCCTATCTCACGCCGCTGCTTGGGCGCGACGGGCGGGCGGTCTTCCTTGCCGACGATCGCGCGGGGCAGAAGTTCTTCGGGGCCTACGGCGCGAGCAAGGCGGCGCAGATGGCGATGGCGCAAAGCTGGGCCGAGGAATCCCGCCGCACCGGCCCGGACGTGGTGATCGCCGCGCCCCGCCCCATGCGCAGCGCCCTGCGCGCGACCTTCTTTCCCGGCGAGGACCGCTCGGCTCTGGCCGATCCCGCCGAGGAGGCGCGGCGGATCCTGGCGGAACTCGGCCTCTGA
- a CDS encoding protein-L-isoaspartate(D-aspartate) O-methyltransferase: protein MSPEPRPDPTPETRMQFLYALRSRGVTDARVLDAMERVDRGPFVRGLFAGRAYEDMPLPIACGQTISQPSVVGLMTQALQVSARDKVLEVGTGSGYQAAVLAKLARRVYSIDRHPRLVREARELFEALDLTNITAITGDGSHGLPEQAPFDRIIVTAAAEDPPGPLLAQLKIGGIMVVPVGQSDAVQTLIRVRRTEDGFEYDELLPVRFVPLLEGLARNG from the coding sequence ATGAGCCCGGAGCCGCGCCCCGATCCCACGCCCGAGACGCGCATGCAGTTTCTTTATGCGCTGCGCTCGCGCGGGGTGACCGACGCCCGCGTTCTCGACGCCATGGAGCGGGTGGACCGGGGGCCCTTCGTGCGCGGTCTTTTCGCCGGGCGCGCCTATGAGGACATGCCGCTGCCCATCGCCTGCGGCCAGACCATCAGCCAGCCTTCGGTGGTGGGGCTGATGACGCAGGCATTGCAGGTGAGCGCGCGGGACAAGGTGCTCGAGGTCGGAACCGGGAGCGGCTATCAGGCGGCGGTGCTCGCCAAGCTGGCGCGGCGGGTCTATTCCATCGACCGCCATCCCCGGCTCGTGCGCGAGGCGCGCGAACTGTTCGAGGCGCTGGACCTTACCAATATCACCGCGATCACCGGCGACGGCTCGCACGGGCTGCCCGAGCAGGCGCCCTTTGATCGCATCATCGTCACCGCCGCCGCCGAAGATCCGCCGGGCCCGCTCTTGGCGCAACTGAAGATCGGCGGTATCATGGTGGTCCCGGTCGGCCAGTCCGACGCGGTGCAGACGCTGATCCGGGTGCGGCGGACCGAGGACGGATTCGAATATGACGAACTGCTCCCGGTGCGTTTCGTGCCCCTTCTGGAAGGGCTGGCCAGAAATGGATAG